One window of the Vigna radiata var. radiata cultivar VC1973A chromosome 1, Vradiata_ver6, whole genome shotgun sequence genome contains the following:
- the LOC106772132 gene encoding probable ADP-ribosylation factor GTPase-activating protein AGD14, which translates to MGSRKEEEKNEKIIRGLMKLPPNRRCINCNSLGPQYVCTSFWTFICMTCSGIHREFTHRVKSVSMAKFTSQEVDALQIGGNQRAREIYLKNWDFQRQRLPDNSNVDKIREFIKSVYVDGRYAAVKSSEKPPRDAQSPGIHEDEVRRASSYHSYSQSPPYDYQYEDRKYGKQAAALTRKPGSDKARYEGKISSIIYSPGRFSDHAYDDRFANEGSGPRISDFSVFSGGEQFKSDVQSPNSYKDIKISSPSYQRRSGSSSSEDVWYQARNASLETNVNAKRDGNGFRPPQITTSEQSGDNKISSLRSYNSGSLVDFFSEPVQPSEPLQNKAFGIPRPPGPTRSVSMDLSKAPFESAVAASQAPTVDLFQSSFSSAVPFFNDNQLPQASQPASIEFFADLSEKPSTVNSNEKALDLSVPKNEGWATFDMPQSTSSTAQMEIPATVPLSAKSLRERFDPFSTSNANTQWPSFEFSSGSIHSSLTSNLWDAGVWSSEEQVSAISANTQPWNAFEDSGGHHPVDALSQGLQLHNFPSADNQILGLRESEGSKSDGVKGIVPVDAFENHDIPSHVNDSEYPPSMLPSMGDIEPIGTKCKSTNPFDFPHESDVAHNNMFLDMSSLQDALPDALFPTSFHSGIAESWLPQNTVTPFISSSGEGGLSFMAVQSPGSQIQNIQTPEPVASFGGNPFA; encoded by the exons ATGGGGAgcagaaaggaagaagagaagaatgagaaAATTATCAGAGGTCTAATGAAGCTTCCGCCGAATCGAAGATGTATCAACTGCAACAGCTTG GGACCACAATATGTATGTACAAGTTTTTGGACTTTCATTTGCATGACATGCAGTGGAATACA TCGTGAGTTTACTCATCGTGTGAAGTCTGTCTCAATGGCAAAGTTCACTTCGCAAGAAGTCGATGCCCTTCAAATTGGGGGTAACCAG CGTGCAAGGGAAATATACTTGAAAAATTGGGACTTCCAAAGGCAGCGGTTGCCAGATAACAG CAATGTTGATAAAATAAGGGAATTTATAAAGAGTGTATATGTGGATGGAAGATATGCTGCAGTGAAGTCTTCAGAAAAGCCCCCAAGAGATGCACAG AGCCCTGGAATTCATGAAGATGAGGTTAGGCGTGCCAGTTCTTATCATTCATATTCTCAAAGTCCTCCATATGATTATCAGTATGAGGATCGGAAGTATGGAAAACAAGCAGCTGCACTCACCAGGAAGCCTGGTTCAGATAAAGCTCGATACGAAGGGAAAATATCTAGTATTATCTACAGTCCTGGCCGCTTCAGTGATCATGCATATGATGACAGATTTGCAAATGAAGGATCTGGTCCAAGAATTTCTGACTTTTCTGTTTTTAGTGGTGGTGAACAATTCAAATCTGATGTGCAGTCTCCCAATTCCTATAAAGATATTAAGATTAGCAGTCCATCCTATCAAAGGCGCTCTGGTTCCAGTTCGAGTGAAGATGTGTGGTACCAAGCAAGAAATGCATCTCTGGAAACTAATGTCAATGCCAAGAGAGATGGAAATGGATTTCGTCCTCCACAG ATAACTACATCAGAACAATCAGGAGACAACAAAATTTCATCCTTGAGATCTTATAATTCTGGCAGTTTAGTTGATTTTTTCTCTGAACCAGTTCAACCTTCAGAACCACTTCAGAATAAAGCATTTGGCATCCCACGACCACCTGGTCCTACAAGATCTGTTAGCATGGACCTCTCCAAGGCACCATTTGAATCAGCAGTGGCGGCATCTCAAGCTCCAACAGTGGATCTGTTTCAATCATCCTTTTCATCTGCAGTTCCATTTTTCAATGACAATCAACTTCCTCAAGCATCCCAACCTGCATCCATTGAATTTTTTGCGGATCTCTCTGAGAAGCCTTCCACTGTAAACTCAAATGAAAAGGCACTGGATTTATCTGTCCCTAAAAATGAAGGATGGGCAACTTTTGATATGCCTCAGAGCACCTCATCCACTGCACAAATGGAAATTCCAGCTACTGTACCCTTAAGTGCTAAATCTTTACGAGAAAGATTTGATCCGTTTTCCACTTCAAATGCAAACACACAATGGCcatcttttgaattttcaagTGGCAGTATACATTCTTCACTTACATCTAATTTATGGGATGCTGGTGTGTGGAGTAGTGAAGAACAAGTTTCCGCTATATCAGCAAACACTCAA CCATGGAATGCATTTGAAGATTCTGGTGGCCATCATCCTGTGGATGCCCTAAGTCAAGGATTACAATTGCACAATTTTCCCTCAGCTGATAATCAAATTTTGGGATTAAGAGAGTCTGAG GGGTCCAAAAGTGATGGCGTTAAAGGCATTGTCCCTGTTGATGCATTTGAAAATCATGACATCCCATCGCACGTCAATGATTCAGAATATCCACCATCCATGCTTCCTTCAATG gGAGACATTGAACCTATTGGAACGAAATGTAAATCAACTAATCCATTTGATTTTCCTCATGAATCTGATGTAGCTCACAACAATATG TTTCTTGATATGAGCTCTTTGCAAGATGCACTGCCAGATGCCCTGTTTCCAACCTCCTTCCATAGTGGTATAGCTGAATCTTGGCTTCCCCAAAACACGGTGACCCCTTTTATTTCCTCTTCTGGAGAAG GTGGTTTGTCATTCATGGCTGTGCAATCACCAGGTTCTCAAATACA GAACATCCAGACACCAGAACCAGTTGCTTCGTTTGGGGGAAATCCTTTTGCATAG
- the LOC106769199 gene encoding flavonol synthase/flavanone 3-hydroxylase-like produces the protein MEVKRIQSLALKQLKEIPAQFIRSPNERPENSKAIEGMTVPIISLSQPHNVLVKEVVEAACEWGFFQITDHNISETLIKSLKEVGEEFFSLPEEEKEAYANDPWNGKFDGYGTKMIKNLEEKVEWVDYFFHLMSPPSKVNYVMWPKQPSSYREVTENYRKEMLRVTEKILEVLSEGLGLEKKGLKSELGDEMIELEMKINMYPACPQPHLALGVEPHTDMSALTLLLTNEVSGLQVWKNDNWVAVDYLQDTLFVLVGDQLEVLSNGKYKSVEHRSLVNKERTRMSWAVFVVPPHEAIIGPIPSLINHQNPPKFSSKTFAQYRYRKFNKLPQ, from the exons ATGGAAGTGAAAAGAATACAAAGTTTGGCTCTAAAGCAGCTGAAGGAGATTCCAGCCCAATTCATTCGTTCACCGAATGAAAGGCCAGAGAACAGCAAAGCAATCGAAGGTATGACTGTGCCAATAATCTCATTATCTCAACCACATAATGTTTTAGTGAAGGAAGTAGTCGAAGCTGCATGCGAATGGGGATTCTTTCAAATAACCGACCACAATATATCAGAAACATTGATCAAAAGTTTGAAAGAGGTTGGTGAAGAGTTCTTTAGCCTCcctgaagaagagaaagaggctTATGCAAATGATCCTTGGAATGGTAAGTTTGATGGGTATGGCACAAAAATGATCAAAAACCTTGAAGAAAAGGTGGAGTgggttgattatttttttcatctcatgTCTCCTCCTTCTAAGGTGAACTATGTCATGTGGCCTAAACAACCTTCTTCCTATAGGGAAGTGACAGAAAATTACAGGAAGGAGATGTTAAGGGTAACAGAGAAGATTTTGGAGGTTCTGTCAGAAGGGTTAGGGTTGGAGAAGAAGGGTTTGAAGAGTGAGTTGGGAGATGAAATGATAGAATTAGAAATGAAGATAAATATGTATCCAGCATGTCCACAGCCACATTTAGCTTTAGGTGTTGAGCCTCACACTGACATGAGTGCTCTTACCTTACTTCTCACTAACGAAGTTTCAGGTCTGCAAGTTTGGAAGAATGATAATTGGGTTGCAGTCGATTACTTGCAAGATACACTATTTGTTCTTGTTGGTGATCAATTAGag GTGTTAAGTAATGGGAAATATAAGAGTGTTGAACATAGAAGCTTGGTGAATAAGGAACGAACACGAATGTCATGGGCTGTGTTTGTTGTGCCTCCGCATGAGGCAATCATAGGACCAATTCCTTCTCTCATAAATCATCAAAATCCACCCAAGTTTTCATCTAAAACCTTCGCTCAGTATCGTTATCGTAAGTTCAATAAGCTTCCCCAGTGA